In Halorientalis sp. LT38, a genomic segment contains:
- a CDS encoding acyl-CoA dehydrogenase family protein, with protein MTFRLADPVRELRDRAREFASAEIEPVAHEHDRERRYPTAVVEKAADQGFLAQRLPADLGGPDRTMLECAVVSEQLWRGDPGIGFAIDMTAFASACHVLASYAPDRLRETWVSKLPSADAITAIAVSEPGAGSDVAGIETRAERDGDEYVIDGRKAFVGNAQVADVALLFAKTDPGAGARGISAFLVPTDADGIAATAMADTMGLRACDWGDLVLDGVRVRADALVGTENRGFYHFMEALPQARVQVAAGAVGAAQAAVDRAVEAVRERERNGRAGETQALRHELAEMATRVEAARAITYRAAALIDAGDDRAGRSASTAKLFATEAASTVADAAIQVHGRAGTHGGNHVERYFRDVRACRIYEGTSEIQRNIVADALLSAQD; from the coding sequence ATGACGTTCCGGCTCGCTGACCCGGTCCGCGAGTTGCGCGATCGCGCCCGCGAGTTCGCGAGCGCGGAGATCGAACCCGTCGCCCACGAGCACGATCGCGAGAGACGGTACCCGACCGCCGTCGTCGAGAAGGCGGCCGACCAGGGGTTCCTCGCCCAGCGGCTTCCGGCCGACCTCGGCGGGCCGGACCGGACGATGCTCGAGTGTGCGGTCGTCTCGGAGCAGCTGTGGCGCGGTGACCCGGGAATCGGCTTCGCGATCGACATGACGGCCTTCGCCTCGGCCTGTCACGTCCTCGCGTCCTACGCTCCGGATCGGCTGCGGGAGACGTGGGTCTCGAAGCTCCCGAGCGCGGACGCTATCACTGCCATCGCCGTCTCCGAGCCCGGCGCCGGATCCGACGTCGCTGGCATCGAAACCCGGGCCGAGCGGGACGGCGACGAGTACGTCATCGACGGCCGAAAGGCGTTCGTCGGGAACGCACAGGTCGCCGACGTGGCGTTGCTGTTCGCGAAGACCGACCCCGGGGCCGGGGCCCGCGGCATCAGCGCCTTCCTCGTCCCGACCGACGCCGATGGGATCGCGGCCACGGCGATGGCCGATACCATGGGCCTCAGGGCCTGCGACTGGGGCGACCTGGTCCTCGACGGCGTTCGCGTCCGGGCGGACGCCCTCGTCGGTACGGAAAACCGGGGTTTCTACCACTTCATGGAGGCGCTGCCCCAGGCCCGCGTCCAGGTGGCCGCCGGTGCGGTCGGGGCGGCCCAGGCCGCCGTCGACCGCGCGGTCGAGGCGGTCCGTGAACGCGAGCGGAACGGCCGGGCGGGCGAGACGCAGGCGCTACGTCACGAACTCGCCGAGATGGCGACGAGGGTCGAAGCGGCGCGCGCGATCACCTACCGCGCGGCGGCGCTGATCGACGCCGGCGACGACCGGGCCGGGCGGTCCGCGAGCACGGCGAAGCTGTTCGCCACCGAGGCGGCCTCGACGGTCGCCGACGCCGCGATCCAGGTCCACGGACGCGCCGGCACGCACGGGGGAAACCACGTCGAGCGCTACTTCAGGGACGTCCGCGCCTGTCGGATCTACGAGGGGACCAGCGAGATCCAGCGGAACATCGTCGCCGACGCCCTCCTCTCGGCACAAGACTGA
- a CDS encoding methyl-accepting chemotaxis protein, protein MPTSRNDADPAGETEFLLGDEDTNADADADTNQETLEAVRRERDCWRHMFEQLVEEFPEPAQVVTPDGTITHWNERMADLIDVPPEEAIGRTAYEVIGTDGESETVAETVARTGETVREDDIRSGTSADGTPWHVRSEGVPLETPNGDVVGGFGFVTRVTELVEQQRAIEDLQEQMSIEVMSAVEELRETSMDITENAQEISDLAADQSDELTEVNGEVSSFSATVEEIASSANEVSTRADEASELAQESSETAERVLALLDELDESGEVVAESTEDLKSQVTEITRVVDVITDIAEQTNILALNANIEAARGSSDGAGFEVVANEIKTLAEETKERIDEIETIVDDILENADTTAGNVEATNERIEHVAEEVRAFAANQETIADAVGDVAEGIEGVADATDSQAQSAEEIATMTDSVVEKADGVAGAVEDIAAANEEQTAMVDQIAQSIERLEGELEAL, encoded by the coding sequence ATGCCGACCTCTCGGAACGACGCTGACCCTGCCGGAGAGACCGAGTTTCTCCTCGGTGACGAAGACACGAACGCAGACGCGGACGCCGATACGAACCAGGAGACGCTCGAAGCGGTGCGCCGGGAGCGCGACTGCTGGCGACACATGTTCGAACAGCTCGTCGAGGAGTTCCCGGAGCCTGCGCAGGTCGTGACGCCCGACGGGACGATCACGCACTGGAACGAACGCATGGCCGACCTCATCGATGTGCCGCCCGAGGAGGCCATCGGACGGACGGCCTACGAGGTCATCGGGACCGACGGCGAGAGCGAGACGGTCGCCGAGACGGTCGCGCGCACCGGCGAGACGGTCCGCGAGGACGACATCCGATCCGGGACGAGCGCCGACGGCACGCCATGGCACGTCCGTTCGGAAGGCGTGCCCCTGGAGACGCCCAACGGCGACGTCGTCGGCGGGTTCGGCTTCGTCACCCGCGTCACGGAACTCGTCGAGCAACAGCGAGCCATCGAGGACCTCCAGGAACAGATGTCGATAGAGGTGATGTCCGCCGTCGAGGAACTCCGCGAAACGTCCATGGACATCACCGAGAACGCCCAGGAGATCAGCGACCTCGCCGCCGATCAGTCCGACGAGTTGACCGAGGTCAACGGCGAGGTCTCCTCATTCAGCGCCACCGTCGAGGAGATCGCTTCCAGCGCGAACGAGGTGTCCACTCGAGCGGACGAGGCAAGCGAACTCGCCCAGGAGTCCTCCGAGACCGCCGAACGTGTCCTCGCGCTCCTGGACGAACTCGACGAATCGGGTGAGGTCGTCGCCGAGAGCACCGAGGACCTCAAGTCACAGGTCACGGAGATCACCCGCGTCGTCGACGTCATCACCGACATCGCCGAGCAGACGAACATCCTGGCACTCAACGCCAACATCGAGGCCGCGCGCGGGAGCAGCGACGGTGCCGGGTTCGAGGTCGTCGCCAACGAGATCAAGACGCTCGCCGAGGAGACCAAAGAACGCATCGACGAGATCGAGACTATCGTCGACGACATCTTAGAGAACGCCGACACGACCGCCGGTAACGTCGAGGCCACTAACGAGCGCATCGAGCACGTCGCCGAGGAGGTCCGTGCGTTCGCGGCGAACCAGGAGACAATCGCCGACGCCGTCGGAGACGTCGCCGAGGGGATCGAGGGGGTCGCCGACGCGACCGATTCCCAGGCCCAGAGCGCGGAAGAGATCGCTACTATGACCGATTCCGTCGTGGAGAAAGCAGACGGCGTTGCGGGCGCGGTCGAAGACATCGCCGCGGCCAACGAGGAACAGACGGCGATGGTCGATCAGATCGCCCAGAGCATCGAGCGTCTCGAAGGCGAGCTCGAAGCGCTCTAG
- a CDS encoding aldehyde dehydrogenase family protein, which produces MADDIYRHYIDGEWVAGDGEETFESVNPATGEAIATFQKGTPGDVDRAIDAADDAFEEWRSLSYIDRAEYLWEIYHELRERTDELGEVVTRECGKEISEGTADVVEAYHMVEWAAGNARHPHGDVVPSEIPSKDSYMRRKPRGVIGCITPWNFPVAIPFWHMAVALVEGNTVVWKPAEQTPWCGQIIAEMFDDAGIPDGVFNMVQGFGDAGNAITENDDVPTILFTGSAEVGHLIGGKLGGEPGREASLEMGGKNGIVVTDEADLDIAVHSAVMSSFKTTGQRCVSSERLIVHTDVYDEFKSRFVEVAEQVAVGDPLDEGTFMGPAVDEDQVEKFNECNNLAREEGVNVLVDRSELGDDEIPEGHDDGFWIGPFVYETEYDPDLRCIKEEVFGPHVALIEYDGDIEDAVEIHNDVPYGLSGAIISEDYRQINYYRDNAEVGLAYGNLPCIGAEVQLPFGGVKKSGKGTPSARESIEAVTERTAWTVNNSKDIEMAQGLSADIKTDED; this is translated from the coding sequence ATGGCAGACGACATCTACCGACACTACATCGACGGCGAATGGGTCGCCGGCGACGGCGAGGAGACCTTCGAGAGCGTCAACCCCGCGACCGGCGAGGCGATCGCGACGTTCCAGAAGGGGACGCCCGGAGACGTCGACCGTGCGATCGACGCCGCCGACGACGCGTTCGAGGAGTGGCGGAGCCTCTCGTACATCGACCGCGCGGAGTACCTCTGGGAGATCTACCACGAACTTCGCGAGCGGACGGACGAACTCGGCGAGGTCGTCACCCGGGAGTGTGGCAAGGAGATCAGCGAAGGGACCGCCGACGTGGTCGAGGCGTACCACATGGTCGAGTGGGCCGCCGGTAACGCCCGTCACCCCCACGGTGACGTGGTCCCCAGCGAGATCCCGAGCAAGGACTCGTACATGCGCCGCAAGCCGCGGGGCGTCATCGGTTGCATCACGCCCTGGAACTTCCCGGTCGCCATCCCCTTCTGGCACATGGCCGTCGCGCTGGTCGAGGGCAACACCGTCGTCTGGAAGCCCGCCGAACAGACGCCGTGGTGTGGCCAGATCATCGCCGAGATGTTCGACGACGCGGGCATCCCGGACGGCGTGTTCAACATGGTTCAGGGCTTCGGCGACGCCGGCAACGCCATCACCGAGAACGACGACGTTCCGACGATCCTGTTCACCGGCAGCGCCGAAGTCGGTCACCTGATCGGCGGCAAACTCGGCGGCGAACCCGGTCGCGAGGCCTCCCTGGAGATGGGCGGGAAGAACGGCATCGTCGTCACCGACGAGGCCGACCTCGACATCGCCGTCCACTCGGCGGTCATGTCCTCGTTCAAGACGACCGGGCAGCGCTGTGTCTCCAGCGAGCGCCTGATCGTCCACACGGACGTCTACGACGAGTTCAAATCGCGGTTCGTCGAGGTAGCCGAGCAGGTCGCGGTCGGCGATCCGCTCGACGAAGGCACCTTCATGGGTCCCGCCGTCGACGAAGACCAGGTCGAGAAGTTCAACGAGTGCAACAACCTCGCCCGTGAGGAAGGGGTGAACGTCCTCGTCGATCGCAGTGAACTCGGCGACGACGAGATTCCCGAGGGCCACGACGACGGCTTCTGGATCGGCCCGTTCGTCTACGAGACCGAGTACGACCCCGACCTGCGCTGCATCAAAGAGGAAGTGTTCGGGCCGCACGTCGCGCTCATCGAGTACGACGGTGACATCGAGGACGCGGTCGAGATCCACAACGACGTCCCCTACGGACTGTCCGGGGCGATCATCAGCGAGGACTACCGCCAGATCAACTACTACCGCGACAACGCCGAGGTCGGCCTCGCCTACGGCAACCTGCCCTGCATCGGTGCCGAGGTCCAGCTTCCCTTCGGCGGCGTCAAGAAGTCCGGGAAGGGCACGCCAAGCGCCCGTGAGTCGATCGAGGCCGTCACCGAACGCACCGCCTGGACGGTGAACAACTCGAAGGACATCGAGATGGCACAGGGGCTGTCCGCGGACATCAAGACCGACGAGGACTAG
- a CDS encoding PPOX class F420-dependent oxidoreductase yields MTIIPDDFTDLFERPSHTVIVTLDPDGMPHPTVVWVDYDGEHLLINSAEGRRKIRNVRNDPRVALTVIDPENPYRYLTVRGEVVEITEEGAEEHINELGRRYMDLDTDYMTEMHEGETRIIVRIDPEEAIPVVAA; encoded by the coding sequence GTGACAATCATTCCAGACGACTTCACGGACCTGTTCGAACGGCCATCGCACACCGTCATCGTGACACTGGACCCGGACGGCATGCCGCACCCGACCGTGGTCTGGGTGGATTACGACGGCGAGCACCTCCTGATCAACTCCGCGGAGGGCCGACGGAAGATCCGAAACGTCCGGAACGATCCGCGGGTCGCGCTGACGGTCATCGACCCCGAGAACCCGTACCGCTACCTCACGGTCCGGGGCGAGGTCGTCGAGATAACCGAAGAGGGCGCCGAGGAGCACATCAACGAACTCGGTCGCCGGTACATGGATCTCGACACGGACTACATGACCGAGATGCACGAGGGCGAGACCCGGATAATCGTCCGCATCGACCCCGAGGAAGCCATCCCCGTGGTCGCGGCCTGA
- a CDS encoding EamA family transporter, giving the protein MVFQAPGEVFLLALGSGVAFGLGPVFSKRGLADAGDWIQNTVVVVGTRVVLFWAVLLATARTGALDGVAPATAGFFALAGAAIGVGRFMFYKGVDDVGSTLANAFVNTRPLFAVLLAILLLGETVTPRMGAGVLLLVVGLVVLSVSKGGDVTGWQRVDLGLPLLAAMLFAIGNVARRFGFTESAISTLEAVAIGDLVAFLLVGVVAVVGNSRGLAASRTAYANFLLSGLCSATGIFLLFQAFSLEGGTVSIVDPLSATAPLFTTVFAVALLRDLERVTIGTVLGIAVVVFGVALITL; this is encoded by the coding sequence ATGGTGTTCCAAGCGCCGGGCGAGGTGTTCCTCCTCGCGCTCGGGAGTGGCGTCGCCTTCGGCCTGGGCCCCGTGTTCTCGAAGCGCGGGCTCGCCGACGCGGGAGACTGGATACAGAACACGGTCGTCGTGGTCGGGACGCGCGTCGTCCTCTTCTGGGCGGTGCTGCTCGCCACCGCTCGAACGGGCGCGCTCGACGGCGTGGCGCCGGCCACGGCCGGTTTCTTCGCCCTCGCGGGCGCCGCCATCGGCGTCGGCCGCTTCATGTTCTACAAGGGCGTCGACGACGTCGGCTCGACGCTCGCCAACGCGTTCGTGAACACCCGACCGCTCTTCGCGGTCCTGCTCGCCATCCTCCTGCTGGGCGAGACGGTCACGCCGCGCATGGGTGCTGGCGTGTTGCTCCTGGTCGTCGGGCTGGTCGTCCTCTCGGTGTCGAAGGGCGGCGACGTCACGGGCTGGCAGCGGGTGGATCTCGGTCTCCCGCTGCTGGCGGCGATGCTGTTCGCGATCGGGAACGTCGCCAGGCGCTTTGGCTTCACCGAGAGCGCCATCAGCACCCTGGAAGCGGTCGCCATCGGCGACCTCGTCGCCTTCCTGCTGGTCGGCGTCGTCGCGGTCGTCGGCAACTCCCGCGGCCTGGCCGCCTCGCGGACGGCCTACGCGAACTTCCTGCTGAGCGGTCTCTGTTCGGCGACCGGCATCTTCCTGCTGTTCCAGGCCTTTTCCCTCGAGGGCGGTACCGTCTCCATCGTCGATCCGCTGTCGGCGACGGCGCCGCTGTTCACGACCGTCTTCGCGGTGGCGCTCCTGCGAGACCTCGAACGAGTGACGATCGGGACGGTCCTCGGCATCGCCGTCGTCGTCTTCGGCGTCGCGCTGATCACGCTGTGA
- a CDS encoding class I adenylate-forming enzyme family protein translates to MLLGRILDQTATRWPDTDAMVQGDRRLTYDQWNRRVDRVANALADSGVEAGGRVGILTRNRVEQATAYFAAQKLGAVAVPMNFRLSLDDLVHVVTTAETSVLLYDEELADRVASVRSELSPVEHYFSTGDDPDLGDPFATLGADAPATTPDDGDVAPTDLAVMMHTSGTTGRPKLVETDHRSVWANAMACLAEFDFRHTDRSLHVAPMFHSADYLNVLLPSVLAGAANVMQPRFDPERTLDLFESESITLTLGVPTHLKRLKDAGADGYDCSSLRLVMSSGAPVPDDVADWITTELCHDHYNVYGLTETTGFVTLRDSTAPAARPNDYCIGKPFLNVDVRLIELADDARPTDTVERGDRGRLIVRAPKLMHGYYEQPEKTDETLHGEWLYTNDVALLGEDGRYYMFDRIDNVVISGGENVYPLEVERTLRTHPDVADCAVTGEPDDDLGERVVAYVVPADESLTADAIDSYWLDEQTAVADYKRPRAIHFVDELPDDL, encoded by the coding sequence ATGCTTCTCGGACGGATCCTCGACCAGACGGCGACGCGCTGGCCGGACACCGACGCGATGGTCCAGGGCGATCGCCGGCTCACCTACGACCAGTGGAACCGCCGGGTCGACCGCGTCGCGAACGCGCTGGCCGACAGCGGCGTCGAGGCGGGCGGCCGGGTGGGCATCCTGACACGCAACCGGGTCGAACAGGCGACGGCGTACTTCGCCGCCCAGAAGCTCGGCGCGGTCGCGGTCCCGATGAACTTCCGGCTCTCGCTCGACGACCTCGTCCACGTGGTGACGACGGCCGAGACGTCCGTCCTGCTGTACGACGAGGAACTCGCCGACCGCGTGGCCTCGGTCCGGTCGGAGCTCTCGCCCGTCGAGCACTACTTTTCGACCGGGGACGACCCCGACCTGGGCGACCCGTTCGCGACGCTCGGCGCGGACGCGCCGGCGACGACGCCCGACGACGGGGACGTCGCCCCGACGGACCTGGCCGTGATGATGCACACCTCGGGAACGACGGGGCGGCCGAAACTCGTCGAGACCGACCACCGGAGCGTGTGGGCCAACGCGATGGCCTGCCTGGCCGAGTTCGACTTCCGTCACACGGACCGCTCGCTGCACGTCGCGCCGATGTTCCACTCGGCGGACTACCTGAACGTGTTGCTACCGAGCGTCCTCGCCGGCGCGGCGAACGTGATGCAACCGCGGTTCGATCCCGAGCGGACGCTCGACCTGTTCGAGTCGGAGTCGATCACCCTCACTCTCGGGGTACCCACGCACCTCAAGCGGCTGAAAGACGCAGGCGCGGACGGGTACGACTGCTCGTCGTTGCGGCTCGTCATGAGTTCCGGTGCGCCGGTCCCCGACGACGTCGCCGACTGGATCACGACCGAACTCTGCCACGACCACTACAACGTCTACGGGCTCACGGAGACGACGGGCTTTGTGACCCTCCGCGACTCGACTGCGCCCGCGGCCCGTCCGAACGACTACTGCATCGGGAAGCCGTTCCTCAACGTCGACGTGCGCCTGATCGAACTGGCGGACGACGCCAGGCCGACCGACACCGTCGAGCGGGGCGACCGCGGCCGGCTGATCGTCCGCGCACCGAAACTCATGCACGGCTACTACGAACAGCCCGAGAAGACCGACGAGACGCTCCACGGGGAGTGGCTCTACACCAACGACGTCGCGTTGCTCGGCGAGGACGGCCGCTACTACATGTTCGACCGCATCGACAACGTCGTCATCTCCGGCGGCGAGAACGTCTATCCCCTCGAAGTCGAGCGCACGCTCCGGACCCACCCCGACGTGGCTGACTGCGCCGTGACCGGCGAGCCGGACGACGACCTGGGCGAGCGCGTCGTCGCGTACGTCGTCCCGGCCGACGAGTCGCTCACCGCGGACGCCATCGACTCGTACTGGCTGGACGAGCAGACGGCCGTCGCGGACTACAAGCGGCCGCGGGCGATCCACTTCGTCGACGAGCTTCCGGACGACCTGTAG
- a CDS encoding zinc-binding dehydrogenase, whose amino-acid sequence MSADEMRAIGFHEHGDIDNFELLSVPKPEPGPEEVLVDVKASALNHQDLIAVRELDHYVTEYPFWGGGDTAGVVAEVGERVDDWAVGDRVVVNPAHACGECEFCLQGEQSMCANYEVLGEHRKGGFAEYITVPRTNLYPVPDGYDLQTAAAAPMAAGTAWRALADRAGVRPDDDVLIVGATGGVGTYAVQFATEVLNAETVYGTTSSEEKAEFLRDLGVDHVIDYTEEDFDSRIWELTDGRGVDVVYNNVGGDTWVPSMRSLTHGGRLVLSGATAGPNPTSELRLMFVRQLEIYGSTTHSRTAFETAMGFVFDGSVEPVVQETLPFEEFARAFELMDQRRLYGKVVLTQD is encoded by the coding sequence ATGTCCGCAGACGAGATGCGCGCGATCGGTTTCCACGAACACGGCGACATCGACAACTTCGAGTTGCTATCGGTCCCGAAACCGGAGCCGGGGCCCGAAGAGGTGCTCGTGGACGTGAAGGCGTCGGCGCTCAATCACCAGGATCTCATCGCCGTTCGAGAGCTAGACCACTACGTCACCGAGTACCCCTTCTGGGGTGGCGGGGACACCGCCGGCGTCGTCGCCGAGGTCGGCGAGCGCGTCGACGACTGGGCCGTCGGCGACCGCGTCGTCGTCAACCCCGCCCACGCCTGTGGCGAGTGCGAGTTCTGCCTGCAGGGCGAACAGTCCATGTGCGCAAACTACGAGGTCCTCGGCGAGCACCGGAAGGGTGGGTTCGCCGAGTACATCACCGTCCCCCGGACGAACCTGTACCCGGTTCCGGACGGCTACGACCTCCAGACGGCCGCGGCGGCGCCGATGGCGGCCGGGACCGCCTGGCGGGCGCTGGCCGACCGCGCGGGGGTCCGGCCCGACGACGACGTCCTGATCGTCGGGGCGACCGGCGGCGTCGGCACGTACGCGGTCCAGTTCGCGACGGAAGTGCTGAACGCCGAGACGGTGTACGGGACCACGAGCAGCGAGGAGAAGGCCGAGTTCCTCCGGGACCTGGGCGTCGACCACGTCATCGACTACACCGAGGAGGACTTCGACAGCCGGATCTGGGAGCTGACCGACGGGCGCGGCGTCGACGTGGTCTACAACAACGTCGGCGGCGACACGTGGGTCCCGTCGATGCGCTCGCTCACCCACGGCGGCCGACTCGTCCTGTCCGGGGCGACGGCCGGGCCCAACCCGACCTCGGAACTCCGATTGATGTTCGTCCGCCAGCTCGAGATCTACGGCAGTACGACCCACAGCCGCACCGCCTTCGAGACGGCCATGGGGTTCGTCTTCGACGGGAGCGTCGAGCCCGTCGTCCAGGAGACGCTCCCGTTCGAGGAGTTCGCGCGTGCCTTCGAGCTGATGGACCAGCGACGCCTCTACGGAAAGGTCGTCCTGACGCAGGACTAG
- a CDS encoding DMT family transporter — translation MMGIGSTIEVSALAIGAALFWGFEPAFSKRGLDGAGTWMQNTLVVLGTRTALYWVLLVVTGGAAALTGITAETVVLFALSGVVASGLGRLLFYVAVDEIGSAITNAFTNTRPLFAVGLAVVLLGEDVTVLMAIGTLVIVAGLVVMTLSEGGDIEGWDRRYLALPLLTATFFALGNIIRRFGFTTATIEPLQAIAIANLAAFIFVSGTAVVSDNHDLHGSRESYAYFTVSGLFAGMGLLLVFQALSLDGGHVAIVDPLTATAPLFTTVFAAAFLRDVERVTLGTVVGVLVAIAGVVLVTAG, via the coding sequence ATGATGGGAATCGGGTCGACAATCGAGGTGTCCGCGCTGGCCATCGGAGCCGCGCTGTTCTGGGGGTTCGAGCCGGCCTTCTCGAAGCGCGGACTCGACGGGGCCGGCACGTGGATGCAGAACACGCTCGTCGTCCTGGGGACCCGGACGGCACTATACTGGGTCCTGCTGGTCGTCACGGGCGGGGCGGCCGCCCTGACGGGGATCACCGCCGAGACCGTCGTCCTGTTCGCGCTCTCCGGTGTCGTCGCGTCGGGTCTCGGTCGGTTGCTGTTCTACGTCGCCGTCGACGAGATCGGGTCGGCCATCACGAACGCGTTCACGAACACGCGACCGCTGTTCGCGGTGGGGCTCGCCGTCGTCTTGCTCGGAGAGGACGTCACGGTACTGATGGCGATCGGGACGCTCGTCATCGTCGCGGGCCTCGTCGTGATGACGTTGTCGGAGGGCGGTGACATCGAGGGCTGGGACCGCCGGTACCTCGCGTTGCCGCTCCTCACGGCCACGTTCTTCGCGCTCGGCAACATCATCCGCCGGTTCGGATTCACGACCGCCACCATCGAGCCCCTCCAGGCCATCGCCATCGCGAACCTCGCGGCGTTCATCTTCGTGAGTGGGACGGCAGTCGTCTCCGACAACCACGACCTGCACGGCTCCCGGGAGTCGTACGCCTACTTCACCGTCAGCGGTCTGTTCGCCGGCATGGGTCTCCTTCTGGTGTTCCAGGCGCTCTCCCTCGACGGCGGCCACGTCGCCATCGTCGACCCGCTGACCGCCACGGCACCGCTGTTCACGACCGTCTTCGCGGCAGCCTTCCTGCGCGACGTCGAGCGCGTCACTCTCGGGACGGTCGTCGGCGTCCTCGTCGCCATCGCGGGCGTGGTCCTCGTCACGGCCGGGTAA
- a CDS encoding acyl-CoA synthetase encodes MTDAPRLDAYHFYEQEWSGYDELFDAFEWEIPEQFNMADYICDRWAEDGDRVAIYTRRGDGTEDAITFEELREYTNALANYLADQGVERGDRIAVNTPQKPETVVAHVAAWKLGAVSVPLSVLHGPDSVAYRLEDADCVAAIVDAGNVDSFREGCADVDGCETVLTVAVDDREPAEEDLWDVVENGDPEFEPVTTDAEETAIILYTSGTTGDPKGVVHAHRLLLGFLPMLVNTIGNHDVRDDDVFWSPTEWAWIGTLYLVVFPPLFYGQPTVAVESDQFDPVEAFDVIDTFDVSAFFAPPTALRMMMQVDTTDLDVDVDSMRAISSGGESVGESIKTWANDEFDGAAVNEVYGQTEADPIVCECAAIGVSRDGSMGKPTLGADVTIVDPQTGDPYEERDKLGEIAVDYESSYPICFKEYWNKPEKTAAKVQDGWLLTEDLGRMDEDGYLYFESRKDDVIICSGYRIGPEEVEESLAGHEAVVDAGVIGVPEERRGEIPKAFVILAPEFEPSDELVETLQDHVKNRLAKYQYPREVEFVDDLPQTATGKIQRFELREREGLE; translated from the coding sequence ATGACAGACGCACCCAGACTGGACGCCTACCACTTCTACGAGCAGGAGTGGAGCGGATACGACGAACTGTTCGACGCCTTCGAGTGGGAGATCCCCGAGCAGTTCAACATGGCCGACTATATCTGTGATCGCTGGGCCGAGGACGGCGACCGGGTCGCCATCTACACCAGGCGCGGCGACGGCACCGAAGACGCCATCACCTTCGAGGAACTCCGCGAATACACGAACGCGCTGGCGAACTACCTGGCCGACCAGGGCGTCGAGCGCGGCGACCGCATCGCGGTCAACACCCCACAGAAGCCCGAGACCGTCGTCGCCCACGTCGCCGCGTGGAAACTCGGCGCCGTCTCGGTCCCGCTGTCGGTCCTGCACGGCCCGGACTCGGTCGCCTACCGTCTGGAGGACGCCGACTGCGTCGCCGCCATCGTCGACGCAGGCAACGTCGACTCGTTCCGCGAGGGGTGTGCCGACGTCGACGGCTGTGAAACCGTCCTGACCGTCGCGGTGGACGACCGAGAGCCCGCCGAGGAGGACCTCTGGGACGTCGTCGAGAACGGCGACCCCGAGTTCGAACCCGTGACGACCGACGCAGAGGAGACCGCCATCATCCTCTACACCAGTGGGACGACCGGCGACCCGAAGGGCGTCGTCCACGCACACCGCCTCCTGCTCGGGTTCCTGCCGATGCTGGTCAACACGATCGGGAACCACGACGTCAGGGACGACGACGTGTTCTGGTCGCCGACGGAGTGGGCGTGGATCGGTACACTCTACCTGGTCGTGTTCCCGCCGCTGTTCTACGGCCAGCCCACCGTCGCGGTCGAGAGCGACCAGTTCGATCCCGTCGAGGCCTTCGACGTCATCGACACGTTCGACGTGTCCGCATTCTTCGCGCCCCCGACCGCCCTGCGGATGATGATGCAGGTCGACACGACCGACCTCGACGTGGACGTCGACAGTATGCGCGCCATCTCCAGCGGCGGGGAGTCCGTCGGTGAGAGCATCAAGACCTGGGCCAACGACGAGTTCGACGGCGCGGCCGTCAACGAGGTGTACGGCCAGACCGAGGCCGACCCCATCGTCTGTGAGTGTGCTGCCATCGGCGTCTCTCGCGACGGCTCGATGGGCAAGCCGACACTCGGCGCGGACGTGACGATCGTCGACCCCCAGACGGGCGACCCCTACGAGGAGCGCGACAAACTCGGGGAGATCGCCGTCGACTACGAGAGCAGCTACCCGATCTGTTTCAAGGAGTACTGGAACAAGCCGGAAAAGACCGCCGCGAAGGTCCAGGACGGCTGGCTCCTCACCGAGGACCTCGGCCGGATGGACGAGGACGGCTACCTCTACTTCGAGAGCCGCAAAGACGACGTCATCATCTGCTCGGGCTACCGGATCGGCCCCGAGGAAGTCGAGGAGTCACTGGCCGGTCACGAGGCCGTCGTCGACGCCGGCGTCATCGGCGTGCCCGAGGAACGCCGCGGCGAGATCCCGAAGGCGTTCGTGATCCTCGCTCCCGAGTTCGAACCGAGCGACGAACTGGTCGAGACGCTTCAGGACCACGTCAAGAATCGACTGGCGAAGTACCAGTACCCCCGCGAGGTCGAGTTCGTCGACGACCTGCCCCAGACGGCGACGGGGAAGATCCAGCGTTTCGAACTGCGCGAGCGGGAGGGACTCGAGTAA